The Desulfuromonas versatilis genome has a segment encoding these proteins:
- a CDS encoding TonB-dependent receptor plug domain-containing protein — protein sequence MPQFKSISIAALLAGAALWGAAPACAEEPAGQPLRLAPVEVTGTIDNPATGKSTIPGEVIRDLPRGNGSINELLRVLPDVQLSEDFNTNKNAGEILPPNLSISGGKAFENNFVIDGIGNNSLLDPATRSADLVSDVPGHPQQLFLLADLVDEITVFDSSVPVEYGGFTGGVVEVKTRRPRSEFGGGLAYRTTRDQWTRFHLDEGQQAEAELVGRIEDQPRFEKHQAFVSLDLPLGDSAGLLGAYGQVFSKIPLAHLGGSKAETRRGENYFLKGVWDPTPEDALELSLTYAPYREERFFADVLGSDFELEGGGISLSAGYRHFFSLGELSLEGALQASENSRRGPRHFRSWAITDNKDWGLISGSDVSPEGGFGSVEKTQQGLAVKGVVNFDERFTGPVGHGVQLGFEAEMARGTFEREETTFVFKGARTTPDIICGEDTFACEEQEQFFTLRNVYDPASVIARINSYHLFAEDQLGFRRLSLRPGVRLSYDDFMENLNLSPRLAAGYDLFGDGRTRLVAGAARYYGRSLLTYKLREARPPFRSEARTSFQNRPTDWEPAAFQGVNVTRFSRLDTPYADELTAGVDQALFGGRLSLKYVHREGRDEFARSYGEVQPDGLRYYTLNNHGSSRHDGYRLSWERRFRRQFLSLNATYQETLSSNEDYDTTLEADELEDRVWYGDDILLKTELPRGDYNRPWVLNLTWIAQLPGGFTFTNLTWYRSGYETIEPTGIFREIPGGERRSDPLTGEEIFESLEIYEAQDRAAALLFDWKLNWRKAVYRDQELGLSLEVYNVFDEKIRAGRSRDTFVVGRQFWAGAEYRF from the coding sequence TTGCCGCAGTTCAAATCGATTTCCATTGCCGCACTGTTGGCCGGGGCAGCCCTCTGGGGGGCAGCCCCGGCCTGCGCCGAGGAGCCGGCGGGCCAGCCGCTGCGGCTCGCCCCGGTGGAGGTCACCGGCACCATCGACAACCCCGCCACCGGCAAGTCGACCATCCCCGGCGAGGTCATCCGCGACCTGCCCCGCGGCAACGGCAGCATCAACGAGCTGCTGCGGGTGCTGCCCGACGTGCAGCTCAGCGAGGATTTCAACACCAACAAGAACGCCGGGGAGATCCTCCCGCCCAACCTCTCCATCAGCGGCGGCAAGGCCTTCGAAAACAATTTCGTCATCGACGGCATCGGCAACAACAGCCTGCTCGATCCCGCCACCCGCAGTGCCGACCTGGTCAGCGACGTGCCCGGCCACCCCCAGCAGCTGTTCCTGTTGGCCGACCTGGTGGACGAGATCACCGTCTTCGACAGCAGCGTCCCCGTGGAATACGGCGGCTTCACCGGCGGCGTGGTGGAGGTGAAGACCCGCCGGCCGCGCAGCGAGTTCGGCGGCGGACTCGCCTACCGGACCACCCGCGACCAGTGGACCAGGTTCCACCTCGACGAGGGCCAGCAGGCCGAGGCGGAGCTGGTCGGCAGGATCGAAGACCAGCCGCGCTTCGAAAAACACCAGGCCTTCGTCAGCCTCGATCTGCCGCTGGGGGACTCGGCCGGGCTGCTCGGCGCCTACGGGCAGGTCTTTTCGAAAATTCCCCTGGCTCACCTGGGCGGCTCCAAAGCGGAGACCCGCCGGGGGGAGAACTATTTCCTCAAGGGGGTCTGGGACCCCACCCCGGAGGATGCCCTCGAACTCAGCCTGACCTACGCTCCCTACCGGGAGGAGCGGTTTTTCGCCGACGTGCTGGGCAGCGATTTCGAGCTGGAAGGGGGAGGGATCTCCTTGAGTGCGGGCTACCGGCATTTTTTCAGCCTGGGCGAGCTCTCCCTCGAGGGGGCGCTGCAGGCCAGCGAAAACAGCCGCCGGGGCCCCCGCCACTTTCGTTCCTGGGCGATCACCGACAACAAGGACTGGGGGCTCATCTCCGGCTCCGACGTCAGCCCCGAAGGGGGGTTCGGCAGCGTCGAAAAGACCCAGCAGGGGCTGGCCGTCAAGGGGGTGGTGAACTTCGACGAACGCTTCACCGGCCCGGTCGGCCACGGGGTCCAGCTGGGGTTCGAGGCCGAAATGGCCCGGGGGACCTTCGAGCGGGAGGAAACCACCTTCGTCTTCAAGGGGGCCCGCACCACCCCCGACATCATCTGCGGCGAGGACACCTTCGCCTGCGAGGAGCAGGAGCAGTTCTTCACCCTGCGCAACGTCTACGACCCCGCCTCGGTCATCGCTCGCATCAACAGCTATCACCTGTTCGCCGAAGACCAGCTCGGCTTCCGGCGCCTGAGCCTGCGCCCCGGGGTGCGCCTCTCCTACGACGATTTCATGGAGAACCTCAACCTCTCGCCCCGGCTCGCCGCAGGCTACGACCTGTTCGGCGACGGGCGCACCCGGCTGGTCGCCGGAGCGGCCCGCTACTACGGCCGCAGCCTGCTGACCTACAAGCTGCGCGAGGCCCGGCCCCCCTTCCGCAGCGAGGCCCGCACCTCCTTCCAGAACCGCCCCACCGACTGGGAGCCGGCCGCCTTCCAGGGGGTCAACGTGACCCGCTTCTCGCGGTTGGATACCCCCTATGCCGACGAGCTAACCGCCGGGGTCGACCAGGCCCTGTTCGGCGGGCGGCTGAGCCTGAAGTACGTGCACCGCGAAGGGCGCGACGAGTTCGCCCGCAGCTACGGCGAGGTGCAGCCCGACGGGCTGCGCTACTACACCCTGAACAACCACGGCAGCAGCCGCCACGACGGCTACCGCCTCTCCTGGGAGCGGCGCTTCCGCCGCCAGTTTCTCTCCCTGAACGCCACCTACCAGGAGACCCTCAGCAGCAACGAGGACTACGACACCACCCTGGAAGCGGACGAGCTCGAGGACCGGGTCTGGTACGGCGACGACATCCTGCTCAAGACCGAACTCCCCAGAGGCGACTACAACCGCCCCTGGGTGCTCAACCTGACCTGGATCGCCCAGCTGCCGGGCGGCTTCACCTTCACCAACCTGACCTGGTACCGCAGCGGCTACGAGACCATCGAGCCGACCGGGATTTTCCGGGAAATCCCCGGCGGCGAGCGGCGCAGCGACCCGCTGACCGGCGAGGAGATTTTCGAGAGCCTGGAGATCTACGAGGCGCAGGACCGCGCTGCGGCTCTGCTCTTCGACTGGAAGCTGAACTGGCGCAAAGCCGTGTACCGCGACCAGGAGCTGGGGCTGAGTCTCGAGGTCTACAACGTCTTCGACGAGAAAATTCGCGCCGGCCGTTCGCGGGACACCTTTGTGGTAGGGCGGCAGTTCTGGGCGGGGGCGGAATACCGGTTCTAG
- a CDS encoding tetratricopeptide repeat protein — translation MGSLWLLLGVMAGCGGGGGGGGESSALPGSRTVAGVVEDGPVTGARVYLHSKISGEVVSFCGPRGTGRCETVSGPSGEFTFQVNGGANLSSLVAVSQGGKDTETGVEFSGIGMRAPLELFVGAEHDLAITPITSLCAGRPGDFRPLEQTSELVRGWLGLGQATPLGARPSDHPELLQRSLLLTKLALERKKALAADPFGELAQGIDFSRLFDEAGTPQEATLVFLGFDDRARRAIGDLHRLLSLAGGEPPAAVFKRAELAGAAAEFVGLMFAEDAAFDAANENFRANAVLLAERILVGTGGVVPLGGLVPERLVRYVLHAYGPQSWSWGDFTADREAFAARLVHRETGQPFGFDPFLFDLVRITAPQVTALPLLQSELPGDDNRKRLEYYYNSDISHLYQAEKLIGTVFDDTVNDAIMLEIAKGKAQAGLLGEARTLIETQIYQSEVRGHAWLAYAEALKDFDRRDEAVSALDEAGLLFDRVIAAKGLVGFGKIDGGNIRSLIKGYRVAGALSRGLDQLFRYAGQLNPAQHSNLIYGQIFSAALGVADALIETGDLAEAGMVVNLMHDLADVTPPSSSDYKTRVYHWVETARRYVDLGDFGTAYTICQKVQAIRSNDGLAANLTGSKTYDYMAEMAMVLYDIGQFGLGHDLIASLPGGASDRIQSEAWKKLASHVALQQGLGLLHVPEPATFAEFSALDILEYRMILDWYNADVLETRIEALTYYNDNLQYLAGKLIGEGRFAEAEQVLDQAVALVAQLDDNQDKKLTLATRQISMGSSKVNYGYAKLAGLYLSLFLESGEEAYRQRAGDLLAEAEAVAQAIVDPVMFSKATAAIAEGYLDLGNDDKTRELLGRDLALEEYQRVARAYLALGDDGEALALLAAYVERASALFGNLTPAEDQNRLAREETDHLLKAADLYIELGAYQQAVTVIDLAGQSAWEILVPSERMLRLQRVVERYAKAEDFEQALALAQALPFTLDRNQAIQAIATVFATLDRFPDSPVANVDTDGDGQPDFFHPLASAADIAASGLTLDPDCDGDGIDDVSDFRPLFAEPSGR, via the coding sequence GTGGGCAGCCTGTGGCTGCTGCTGGGAGTGATGGCCGGCTGCGGGGGTGGCGGTGGCGGCGGAGGAGAATCTTCGGCTCTCCCCGGCTCGCGCACCGTTGCCGGGGTGGTCGAGGATGGCCCGGTGACGGGCGCCCGGGTGTATCTGCACAGCAAGATCAGCGGCGAAGTGGTCAGCTTCTGCGGGCCCAGGGGCACCGGGCGCTGCGAAACGGTCAGCGGTCCCTCCGGGGAGTTCACCTTCCAGGTCAACGGCGGCGCCAACCTCTCCAGCCTGGTCGCGGTTTCCCAGGGGGGGAAGGACACCGAAACCGGTGTCGAATTCTCCGGGATCGGGATGCGCGCCCCCCTCGAACTGTTCGTCGGGGCCGAGCACGACCTGGCGATCACCCCGATCACCTCTCTGTGCGCCGGGCGTCCGGGCGACTTTCGGCCTCTGGAGCAGACCAGCGAACTGGTCCGCGGCTGGCTCGGCCTCGGGCAGGCCACCCCGCTGGGAGCCCGCCCCTCGGACCACCCCGAACTGCTGCAGCGGTCCCTGCTGCTGACCAAGCTGGCGTTGGAAAGGAAAAAGGCCCTGGCTGCCGACCCCTTCGGGGAACTGGCCCAAGGGATCGATTTTTCCAGGCTGTTCGACGAAGCCGGCACGCCGCAGGAGGCGACCCTGGTTTTTCTCGGCTTCGATGACCGGGCCCGCCGCGCCATCGGCGATCTGCACCGCCTGCTGAGCCTGGCCGGAGGGGAACCTCCCGCCGCGGTGTTCAAGCGCGCCGAACTTGCCGGGGCGGCGGCCGAATTCGTCGGCCTGATGTTTGCCGAGGATGCCGCCTTCGACGCCGCCAACGAGAATTTCCGGGCCAATGCCGTGCTGCTGGCCGAGCGGATTCTGGTCGGCACCGGCGGAGTCGTCCCGCTGGGGGGGCTGGTCCCCGAGCGGCTGGTCCGCTACGTCCTGCACGCCTACGGTCCGCAGAGCTGGAGCTGGGGCGATTTCACCGCCGACCGGGAGGCATTTGCCGCCCGCCTGGTGCACCGGGAAACCGGCCAACCCTTCGGCTTCGACCCCTTTCTTTTCGACCTGGTGCGCATCACCGCCCCCCAGGTGACCGCCCTGCCCCTGCTGCAGAGCGAACTGCCCGGTGACGACAACCGCAAACGGCTGGAATATTACTACAACTCGGACATCTCCCATCTATACCAGGCGGAAAAACTCATCGGCACCGTCTTCGACGATACGGTCAACGACGCGATCATGCTCGAGATCGCCAAGGGCAAGGCCCAGGCCGGGCTGCTCGGCGAAGCCCGCACCCTGATCGAAACCCAGATCTACCAGTCGGAAGTCAGGGGCCATGCCTGGCTTGCCTATGCCGAGGCCCTGAAAGATTTCGACAGGCGCGACGAGGCGGTTTCGGCGCTCGACGAGGCCGGTCTCCTGTTCGACAGGGTGATCGCGGCCAAGGGGCTGGTCGGTTTCGGCAAGATCGACGGTGGAAATATCCGCTCTCTCATCAAGGGCTACCGGGTTGCCGGGGCCCTTTCCCGGGGCCTTGACCAGTTGTTTCGATACGCAGGTCAACTCAATCCCGCCCAACACTCCAACCTGATCTACGGCCAAATCTTTTCCGCGGCTCTCGGGGTGGCTGATGCGTTGATCGAAACCGGAGATCTGGCTGAGGCTGGAATGGTCGTGAACCTCATGCACGACCTCGCCGACGTGACGCCACCCAGCAGCAGCGACTACAAGACCAGGGTTTACCACTGGGTGGAAACGGCCAGGCGCTACGTGGATTTGGGGGATTTCGGGACGGCCTATACCATTTGCCAAAAGGTTCAGGCGATCCGCAGCAACGACGGCTTGGCGGCCAACCTGACCGGCTCGAAAACCTACGATTATATGGCCGAAATGGCCATGGTCCTTTACGATATCGGCCAATTCGGCCTGGGCCACGACCTGATCGCCTCGCTCCCCGGCGGGGCCAGCGACCGAATCCAGTCCGAAGCCTGGAAAAAGTTGGCCTCCCATGTGGCCCTTCAACAGGGCCTGGGCCTGCTGCACGTCCCGGAGCCCGCAACATTCGCGGAGTTCAGCGCGCTGGATATCCTCGAGTACCGGATGATCCTCGACTGGTACAATGCCGATGTCCTGGAGACGCGGATCGAGGCCCTGACCTATTACAACGACAACCTCCAGTACCTGGCCGGGAAGCTGATCGGCGAGGGGCGTTTCGCCGAGGCGGAGCAGGTGCTGGACCAGGCCGTCGCCCTGGTCGCGCAGCTGGACGACAACCAGGACAAGAAGTTGACCCTGGCGACCCGGCAGATCAGCATGGGCAGCTCCAAGGTCAATTACGGCTACGCCAAGCTGGCCGGCTTGTACCTGAGCCTGTTCCTCGAGTCGGGCGAGGAGGCCTACCGGCAGCGGGCCGGCGACCTGTTGGCCGAAGCGGAGGCTGTCGCCCAGGCGATCGTCGACCCGGTGATGTTCAGCAAGGCCACCGCGGCCATTGCCGAGGGCTACCTGGATCTGGGCAACGACGATAAGACCCGCGAACTGCTCGGCCGCGACCTGGCTCTTGAAGAATACCAGCGGGTTGCCCGGGCGTACCTGGCCCTGGGTGACGACGGGGAGGCGCTGGCGCTGCTGGCGGCTTATGTCGAGCGGGCCAGCGCCCTGTTCGGCAACCTGACCCCGGCCGAAGACCAGAACCGGCTGGCCCGGGAGGAGACCGACCACCTGCTCAAGGCCGCGGATCTGTACATCGAACTTGGGGCGTATCAACAGGCCGTGACGGTTATCGACCTGGCTGGCCAGAGCGCCTGGGAGATCCTGGTGCCGAGCGAGCGCATGCTCCGCCTGCAGCGGGTCGTGGAGCGCTATGCCAAGGCCGAGGACTTCGAACAGGCCCTGGCCCTGGCCCAAGCTCTGCCCTTTACCTTGGACCGCAACCAGGCGATCCAGGCGATCGCCACGGTTTTCGCCACCCTGGACCGGTTTCCCGATTCCCCCGTGGCCAACGTGGACACCGATGGAGACGGGCAGCCCGATTTCTTCCACCCGCTGGCGAGCGCGGCTGACATCGCCGCCTCGGGGCTGACCCTCGACCCCGACTGCGACGGTGACGGGATCGATGATGTCAGCGATTTCCGCCCGCTGTTCGCCGAGCCCAGCGGGCGTTAA